In Pseudoalteromonas sp. MM1, a single window of DNA contains:
- a CDS encoding DUF3307 domain-containing protein — translation MGFSLLLVALIIGHLLADFYWQPMSWVNNRNTRHFKAKKLYLHVLVHGITSAIILTAWEYTIGWQQLSTVLLATAVIMLSHYFIDIAKSYSNKGVVPFLLDQIAHIAVIITLCIYITDNQSLMAHVYALATNPKVLWVVCGYLIILSPTAVFIRMMLERLTANFSSEGSLPLAGQSIGMLERVLMLSFILLDQFAGVGFLLAAKSVFRFGDLSASKDKKLTEYVMLGTLLSVSVTLFVGLAVNYLIR, via the coding sequence ATGGGGTTTTCATTATTGCTCGTGGCACTTATTATTGGCCACCTACTCGCTGATTTTTACTGGCAACCTATGAGCTGGGTAAACAATCGAAACACCCGCCATTTTAAAGCTAAAAAGCTCTACTTGCATGTGCTTGTTCATGGCATTACGAGCGCTATAATACTTACCGCTTGGGAATACACAATCGGCTGGCAGCAACTAAGTACTGTGTTACTTGCCACAGCTGTAATTATGCTTAGTCATTACTTTATTGATATTGCAAAGTCGTATTCTAATAAAGGCGTTGTGCCCTTTTTACTCGACCAAATAGCACATATAGCCGTAATAATAACGCTGTGTATTTATATAACTGATAACCAAAGTTTAATGGCACATGTATACGCACTTGCCACAAATCCTAAAGTACTTTGGGTTGTGTGTGGTTATTTAATTATATTAAGCCCCACTGCGGTATTTATAAGAATGATGCTAGAGAGGCTCACCGCTAACTTTTCAAGCGAGGGCAGCTTGCCATTAGCAGGGCAAAGCATTGGAATGTTAGAGCGTGTATTAATGCTGAGCTTTATTTTGCTCGATCAGTTTGCTGGAGTTGGTTTTTTGCTCGCTGCAAAGTCGGTATTTAGGTTTGGCGATTTAAGTGCCAGTAAAGATAAAAAGCTCACCGAGTACGTAATGCTAGGCACTTTACTAAGCGTAAGTGTTACTTTATTTGTAGGTTTAGCCGTTAATTATTTAATTAGGTAG
- a CDS encoding NYN domain-containing protein, translated as MTSHNEPQNNKPRVGIFVDVQNIYYTCRESYRKNFDYNAFWAQMKQQYTIDCAFAYAIHRGDEKQNQFQNILRAIGFEVKLKPFIQRRDGSAKGDWDVGITIDMLEQGKNLDKVILLSGDGDFALLLGHLKHQYNVPCDVYGADKLTAEVLKQSAEQFHLIDDSLLL; from the coding sequence ATGACTTCACATAACGAGCCGCAAAACAATAAACCCCGTGTTGGTATTTTTGTTGATGTACAAAATATTTATTACACATGCCGTGAGAGCTACCGCAAAAATTTTGATTACAATGCCTTTTGGGCGCAAATGAAACAGCAATACACAATTGATTGTGCTTTTGCGTATGCAATTCATCGTGGTGATGAAAAACAAAACCAGTTTCAAAACATTTTGCGCGCTATTGGCTTTGAGGTAAAACTTAAGCCGTTTATTCAACGTCGAGATGGCAGTGCAAAAGGCGATTGGGACGTAGGCATAACGATAGACATGCTAGAGCAAGGTAAAAATCTCGATAAAGTTATTTTACTCTCTGGCGATGGTGACTTTGCTTTATTATTAGGGCATTTAAAACACCAATATAATGTACCATGCGATGTGTATGGCGCGGATAAGTTAACTGCCGAGGTACTTAAACAAAGTGCTGAGCAGTTTCATTTAATTGATGATAGTTTACTACTGTAA
- the nudC gene encoding NAD(+) diphosphatase gives MLHYSNMPLDRGSNFRKDAAWLSAKMSAQSKWLLVNNNHTLFYKNSPQVCYLTHQQIAHLDLSDALFLGSNDEQHGVFALDVSAIHDDELAPIIGDAQFFDIRQYGPQVAMQDGSIAALARGLCYWHATHRFCGRCGSKNKLVEAGHSRLCENEQCKHPTFPRTDPAVIMVVTKVFADGVERCLLGRQAIWQQGMYSSLAGFVDPGETLEQAVAREVKEEAGVDVENVRYIASQPWPFPSSIMLGFIAQAKTEQINVDKNELDDAKWFTREEVAEFGNMGDEGEHYKLPRVDSISRFLIEQWLTNKV, from the coding sequence ATGCTTCATTACAGCAACATGCCACTAGATAGAGGCTCTAATTTTCGTAAAGACGCTGCGTGGTTAAGCGCAAAAATGTCGGCGCAAAGTAAGTGGCTTTTGGTTAATAATAACCATACATTATTTTATAAAAATTCCCCACAGGTGTGCTACCTAACACACCAACAAATTGCCCATTTAGATTTATCAGATGCGCTGTTTTTAGGTTCAAATGACGAACAACACGGTGTATTTGCACTTGATGTGTCGGCCATACACGATGACGAGCTAGCCCCAATTATTGGCGATGCGCAATTTTTTGATATTCGCCAGTATGGCCCACAAGTGGCTATGCAAGACGGCTCAATTGCGGCACTAGCGCGTGGTTTATGCTACTGGCACGCAACACATCGCTTTTGCGGGCGTTGTGGCAGTAAAAATAAGTTAGTTGAAGCTGGGCACTCACGCTTATGTGAAAACGAGCAATGTAAACACCCTACATTCCCACGCACCGATCCGGCAGTAATTATGGTGGTTACAAAAGTATTTGCCGATGGGGTAGAGCGCTGTTTATTGGGTCGCCAAGCAATATGGCAGCAAGGTATGTATTCATCGCTTGCTGGGTTTGTTGACCCAGGTGAAACACTAGAGCAAGCAGTGGCCCGTGAAGTAAAAGAAGAGGCGGGCGTTGACGTTGAAAACGTACGTTACATTGCTTCTCAGCCTTGGCCGTTTCCTTCCTCTATTATGCTTGGCTTTATTGCACAGGCTAAAACGGAGCAAATTAACGTAGATAAAAACGAATTAGATGATGCTAAATGGTTTACCCGCGAAGAGGTAGCTGAGTTTGGCAATATGGGCGACGAGGGCGAACATTATAAGCTCCCACGTGTTGACTCTATTTCACGCTTTTTAATTGAACAATGGCTTACAAATAAGGTTTAA
- a CDS encoding cystathionine beta-lyase, whose amino-acid sequence MSSKNKNTQLVSSGRKKAYTHGVVNPVVQRASTIVFDSVADLKQAAKTRGDKTLFYGRRGTSTHFALQEAITELEGGEGCALYPCGAAAISQALLSFVKAGDHILMVDNVYEPTRDFCDKILAGLGVTTTYYPPTIGAGIKEYIQPNTKVLFLESPGSITMEIQDVPAMVKVANEHNIMTMLDNTYGNGLHYRPLEHGVDISIQAATKYIVGHSDVMMGVAVANKKYWPILREQSYLLGQCTSADDAYLALRGLRTMAVRLNQHEKAAIEVAKWLEQHELVDHIRHPAFESCPGHEFFKRDFDGSNGLFSIVMKTGNQKAIDAFLDSLEHIKMGFSWGGFESLVTANLTMKGLRSDTGWDLGPVIRLHIGLEDIDDLINDLSQALEVYQQHL is encoded by the coding sequence ATGTCGAGCAAAAATAAAAACACGCAGTTAGTGTCATCTGGGCGCAAAAAAGCCTATACCCATGGCGTAGTAAATCCAGTCGTACAACGCGCTTCTACCATTGTATTTGATAGTGTGGCCGATTTAAAACAAGCCGCTAAAACGCGTGGTGATAAAACTTTATTTTATGGCCGCCGTGGCACAAGTACGCATTTTGCCCTACAAGAAGCCATTACTGAGCTTGAAGGCGGCGAAGGCTGCGCGTTATACCCATGCGGTGCAGCGGCGATTAGCCAAGCGTTGCTGTCGTTTGTAAAAGCGGGCGATCATATTTTAATGGTTGATAACGTGTATGAGCCAACGCGCGACTTTTGCGATAAAATTTTAGCAGGCCTTGGGGTAACAACCACTTACTACCCTCCAACGATTGGCGCGGGTATTAAAGAGTATATACAGCCAAATACGAAGGTATTGTTTTTAGAATCTCCGGGCTCTATAACCATGGAAATACAAGATGTACCAGCCATGGTTAAGGTAGCAAACGAGCATAATATTATGACCATGCTTGATAACACCTACGGTAATGGACTGCATTACCGTCCGCTTGAGCACGGCGTTGATATAAGTATTCAAGCAGCCACTAAGTACATTGTTGGCCACTCTGATGTAATGATGGGTGTGGCGGTTGCCAATAAAAAGTACTGGCCAATACTGCGTGAGCAGTCGTATTTATTAGGGCAGTGCACGAGTGCCGATGATGCGTATTTAGCGCTTAGAGGTTTACGTACGATGGCGGTGCGTTTAAATCAGCACGAAAAGGCGGCTATAGAGGTGGCAAAATGGCTTGAGCAACATGAGTTAGTTGATCATATTCGCCATCCTGCATTTGAAAGCTGTCCTGGGCATGAATTTTTTAAGCGTGACTTTGATGGCAGCAATGGGTTGTTTTCAATTGTAATGAAAACCGGTAACCAAAAAGCCATTGATGCATTTTTAGATAGCCTTGAGCATATTAAAATGGGCTTTTCGTGGGGCGGTTTTGAAAGCCTAGTGACGGCTAATTTAACCATGAAAGGGCTTCGCTCAGATACAGGTTGGGATTTAGGCCCGGTGATCCGCTTACATATTGGCCTTGAAGACATTGATGATTTAATTAACGATTTAAGCCAAGCGCTTGAAGTATACCAACAGCATTTATAA
- a CDS encoding ABC transporter permease subunit: protein MATLSLVSMGRLTQIAGFELVRMFLTKRGLIAMAAFALVWLLILRYPIGQAVSIISAPNFEQMARDISGSIGLSKLLDWPEAEFAMYWLVALYSFPLFAIFISSDQTVGDRERGTLRFLSLRSTRFEILFGRFLGQLAVLACLVAITLIATLAVLGFRDPSLLVSGFFRALSIFLILVVVLSPFVALMSLINTFARSSRLAIVLAILYFAGGGIVVGILAWQIPALNALDYIFPGVNSELLAGQNLPLLSALGVPLIQSAVFIAIAHRIFTRSSL from the coding sequence ATGGCAACATTATCATTAGTAAGCATGGGGCGATTAACCCAAATAGCGGGCTTTGAGCTAGTACGTATGTTTTTAACAAAACGCGGCTTAATTGCAATGGCAGCCTTTGCCCTTGTTTGGCTGCTTATTTTACGCTACCCGATAGGTCAAGCGGTCAGTATTATCAGCGCCCCCAATTTTGAACAAATGGCACGCGATATTTCAGGCAGTATTGGCTTAAGTAAGTTGCTTGATTGGCCAGAAGCCGAATTTGCCATGTATTGGCTGGTGGCCCTGTATAGTTTTCCGCTATTTGCTATTTTTATATCGAGCGACCAAACCGTTGGTGATAGAGAGCGTGGCACATTGCGGTTTTTATCATTGCGCTCAACACGCTTTGAAATACTTTTTGGACGTTTTTTAGGTCAATTAGCCGTATTAGCCTGCTTAGTCGCTATTACGCTTATAGCCACTTTAGCGGTTTTAGGGTTTAGAGATCCAAGCTTACTTGTTAGTGGTTTTTTTCGTGCGTTATCAATATTTTTAATACTTGTGGTAGTACTTAGTCCGTTTGTGGCCTTAATGAGTTTGATAAACACATTTGCACGCTCGTCGCGATTAGCTATTGTGTTAGCTATTTTATACTTTGCGGGTGGCGGTATTGTTGTGGGTATATTGGCGTGGCAGATACCAGCTTTAAATGCGCTCGATTATATATTCCCTGGGGTTAATTCTGAGCTTTTAGCTGGGCAAAACTTACCTTTATTGAGCGCCTTAGGTGTGCCGCTTATACAAAGCGCGGTATTTATTGCTATTGCACATAGAATATTTACAAGGAGTTCGCTATGA
- a CDS encoding ABC transporter ATP-binding protein: MSVLIKASGLSKSYGAKQALNNVSFEINKGAPVALVGPNGAGKTTLFSLLCGYINPSQGELSILGHKPGSAALFNQVSALPQDAQLDPRFNIDKQLAFYGKLQGMGAKQSHNEALRVLDLVGLKEVAKQRAGDLSHGMRKRVTIAQALIGAPKIVMLDEATAGLDPIHAREVRELVSSLSEEATFILSSHDLTELERLCSQVLHLDQGILSEHQTKENNTDTHFYTLMLSKAYQNVEQQLQALAGVSRVYMSQHKEFVIEYQPTGEPLDIALLNFCHQQNWQYRQLVNGHTLENQIFTQEKV; the protein is encoded by the coding sequence ATGAGCGTATTAATAAAAGCCAGCGGCTTAAGTAAATCGTATGGTGCAAAGCAAGCACTTAATAACGTAAGCTTTGAAATTAATAAAGGCGCACCTGTGGCGTTAGTAGGCCCCAATGGCGCCGGTAAAACCACACTATTTAGTTTGCTATGCGGGTATATAAACCCAAGCCAAGGTGAGCTTAGTATTTTAGGACATAAGCCTGGAAGCGCTGCATTGTTTAACCAGGTGAGTGCATTGCCACAAGATGCGCAGTTAGATCCGCGTTTTAATATAGATAAGCAACTGGCGTTTTATGGCAAGCTTCAAGGCATGGGCGCTAAACAAAGCCACAATGAAGCGCTGCGCGTACTTGATTTAGTTGGCTTAAAAGAAGTCGCTAAGCAGCGTGCGGGCGATTTATCTCATGGTATGCGAAAGCGCGTAACCATAGCGCAAGCGTTGATTGGCGCACCAAAAATTGTAATGCTAGATGAAGCCACAGCAGGGCTTGATCCAATTCATGCCAGAGAGGTGCGCGAGCTGGTATCGAGCTTAAGCGAAGAAGCCACCTTTATTTTAAGCTCGCACGATTTAACCGAACTTGAGCGCCTATGCTCGCAAGTTTTGCATTTAGATCAAGGCATTTTGAGCGAGCATCAAACTAAAGAGAATAATACCGATACACACTTTTATACCTTAATGCTCAGCAAGGCGTATCAAAATGTTGAGCAGCAACTACAAGCGTTAGCAGGTGTAAGCCGTGTGTATATGAGCCAACATAAAGAATTTGTGATTGAGTACCAACCAACCGGTGAGCCACTTGATATTGCTTTATTAAACTTTTGCCATCAGCAAAATTGGCAATATAGGCAGTTAGTAAATGGCCACACATTAGAAAATCAAATATTTACACAGGAGAAAGTATAA
- a CDS encoding PH domain-containing protein has protein sequence MGLLSGLMGNASEVDDSDLEKVLANTLIDGEQVEKAYKVIRDMFIFTNKRLILIDKQGMTGSKMEMVSIAYSKITKFSKESAGHFDLDAELKIWIGSDPTPISKEFKSGDNINEVYRVISQHAL, from the coding sequence ATGGGATTACTAAGCGGTTTAATGGGTAATGCAAGTGAAGTAGACGATTCAGATCTTGAAAAAGTGCTTGCCAATACACTTATAGATGGCGAACAAGTAGAAAAAGCCTATAAGGTGATTCGCGATATGTTTATTTTTACTAATAAGCGTTTAATTTTAATTGATAAGCAAGGTATGACCGGCTCAAAAATGGAAATGGTAAGTATTGCTTACTCTAAAATTACTAAGTTTAGTAAAGAAAGTGCAGGGCACTTTGACTTAGACGCTGAGCTTAAAATTTGGATTGGGTCAGATCCAACGCCTATTAGTAAAGAATTTAAATCGGGTGATAATATTAACGAAGTGTACCGAGTAATTAGCCAGCACGCGCTTTAA
- a CDS encoding putative porin: MKKLAVIISSILLSSTAAAADSYNSISNLSYKDSDNNDTVAVDSIYYLSPKKTLGPYDQFEYINKQTNVYGSYADDDFGDLTNVGGEYFINEFLIGASYENYDPDSGSNGELYKLTGGYFFNPDLLAKVTLVENKDGDDYALFDLAYNHMLNSTDYVGVTLTADDDFDYRAVAAKYFIDLQQGNFLTFEGKYESIDDAENQWVAETNYYFSKATSVFANYNKQDTYSFGAQHFINKNIGFKVGYENNADDSDNDAYFANMRFQF; the protein is encoded by the coding sequence ATGAAAAAATTAGCAGTTATTATTTCAAGCATTTTATTATCTAGCACTGCGGCTGCTGCAGACAGCTATAACTCAATCAGTAACTTAAGCTACAAAGATAGCGATAACAACGACACCGTTGCTGTAGATTCTATTTACTATCTTTCTCCTAAAAAAACATTAGGGCCGTACGATCAGTTTGAGTACATCAATAAGCAAACTAACGTTTACGGTAGCTACGCTGATGACGACTTTGGCGATTTAACGAATGTTGGTGGCGAATACTTTATTAATGAATTTTTAATTGGCGCATCATACGAAAACTACGATCCAGATTCAGGCTCTAATGGTGAACTTTACAAACTAACCGGCGGTTACTTTTTCAACCCAGACTTACTAGCAAAAGTAACACTTGTTGAAAACAAAGACGGCGATGACTATGCTTTATTTGATTTAGCATACAACCACATGCTAAACAGCACAGATTACGTAGGTGTAACACTCACCGCAGATGACGATTTTGATTACCGCGCCGTTGCAGCTAAGTACTTTATTGATTTACAGCAAGGTAACTTCTTAACGTTTGAAGGTAAATACGAAAGCATTGATGATGCAGAGAACCAATGGGTAGCAGAAACTAACTACTACTTCTCAAAAGCAACGTCTGTGTTTGCTAACTACAACAAGCAAGATACTTACAGCTTTGGTGCTCAGCACTTCATCAATAAAAACATTGGTTTTAAAGTAGGTTACGAGAACAATGCAGATGACTCTGATAACGATGCATACTTTGCAAACATGCGTTTTCAGTTTTAA
- a CDS encoding putative porin encodes MKKLAVIISSILLSSAATTAIAADTYQSISHVGYVDVDGDDTVSVDSTYYFSPKATLGPYDQFEYINKQTNVYGAYSDNDFGDVTSIGGEYFVEDFVLGAQYNNFDSDFGSSTDVIELSAGYFFNPNLVLKATFVDVEDADNQFVFDLEYNHELNSTDYIGFTVTADDEFDYRAVAAKYFVDLQQGNYLTVEGKFEDVDGGSSNWELASNYYFSKATSVFVTVNKNDDYAFGAQHFFNNNVGLEAGYGNNWDDSDYDAYFANLSLQF; translated from the coding sequence ATGAAAAAATTAGCCGTTATCATTTCGAGCATTTTATTATCAAGCGCTGCAACCACTGCAATTGCCGCAGATACTTACCAATCAATCAGCCATGTAGGATACGTGGATGTAGATGGTGATGACACTGTAAGTGTTGACTCAACTTATTATTTTTCTCCAAAAGCGACATTAGGTCCTTATGATCAATTTGAGTACATCAATAAGCAAACAAATGTTTATGGTGCATACAGTGATAATGATTTTGGAGATGTTACTAGCATTGGCGGTGAGTATTTTGTAGAAGATTTTGTACTAGGTGCACAGTACAATAATTTCGATAGTGATTTTGGCTCAAGCACGGATGTAATTGAACTTTCTGCTGGTTACTTCTTTAACCCAAACCTTGTATTAAAAGCAACGTTTGTAGATGTTGAAGATGCTGACAATCAGTTTGTGTTTGACCTAGAATATAACCACGAACTAAACAGCACTGATTATATTGGCTTTACAGTAACAGCAGATGATGAGTTTGACTACCGTGCAGTAGCAGCTAAGTACTTTGTTGATTTACAGCAAGGTAACTACTTAACTGTTGAAGGTAAGTTTGAAGATGTTGATGGCGGTTCAAGTAACTGGGAATTAGCATCTAACTACTATTTCAGTAAAGCAACATCAGTGTTTGTTACAGTTAACAAGAACGATGATTACGCTTTTGGTGCTCAACACTTTTTCAATAATAATGTTGGTTTAGAAGCAGGTTACGGCAATAACTGGGATGATTCTGATTACGATGCTTATTTCGCAAATCTAAGCTTACAGTTCTAA
- a CDS encoding M2 family metallopeptidase: protein MNTPRFKLSMSALVVASTLALLACDAQVTLDTSDSSHATKTVTVKDANAFIAKTEKELSELYLESSRAEWIYANFITHDTSALSAEINRKMTESVVRLANQAAQFDDLELDYDTRRKLNKLKLALTLPAPQNAEKTAQLSTIVAELGGLYGKGKYCKDDGSCLSLGDMTAKMATSRDYNELLDLWQGWRQISKPMRPLYEQQVTLTNEGAQELGYADTGAMWRSKYDMPADDFTTELDRIWGQVKPLYNSLHCHVRAKLGEKYGTDKVVQDEPIPAHLLGNMWAQAWGNIYDVVAPENADPGYDVTELLAKNNYDELKMVKGAETFFTSMGFEPLPETFYERSLFVKPKDRDVQCHASAWNIDSKDDLRIKMCIQRTGEEFSVIHHELGHNFYQRAYNKQPLFYQESANDGFHEAIGDTIALSVTPGYLKEIGLLEQVPDESKDIGLLMKMALDKVAFVPFSLMVDQWRWQVFSGQVKPQDYNKAWWELREKYQGVQAPIARSEDDFDPGAKYHVPGNTPYTRYFLAHILQFEFHRSLCEIAGNDKAIHRCSIYNSKEAGEKLNAMLEMGSSRPWQEALESITGKPQMDATAMLDYFAPLQRYLDEQNKGRNCGW, encoded by the coding sequence ATGAACACACCACGCTTTAAACTCAGCATGAGCGCGCTTGTGGTTGCCAGCACACTTGCTTTATTGGCTTGCGATGCACAGGTAACACTAGACACCAGCGATTCATCACACGCTACCAAAACAGTAACCGTAAAAGATGCGAACGCATTTATAGCAAAAACAGAGAAAGAGCTAAGTGAGCTTTACCTAGAGTCGAGCCGCGCTGAGTGGATTTACGCAAACTTTATTACTCATGATACCTCGGCGTTATCTGCAGAAATTAATCGTAAAATGACCGAGTCGGTTGTACGTTTAGCCAATCAAGCAGCTCAATTTGATGACTTAGAACTCGATTACGATACACGCCGTAAGCTTAATAAACTTAAACTCGCGCTTACCTTACCCGCTCCCCAAAATGCTGAAAAAACAGCTCAGCTTTCAACTATTGTGGCAGAGCTAGGTGGTTTATACGGTAAAGGCAAATATTGTAAAGACGATGGCAGCTGTTTAAGCCTTGGCGATATGACCGCAAAAATGGCCACCAGCCGCGATTACAACGAGCTACTTGATTTATGGCAAGGGTGGCGTCAAATTTCAAAACCCATGCGCCCACTTTACGAGCAGCAAGTAACTCTTACCAACGAAGGGGCACAAGAGCTAGGCTATGCTGATACCGGCGCAATGTGGCGCAGCAAGTACGATATGCCCGCCGATGACTTTACAACCGAGCTTGACCGCATTTGGGGGCAAGTAAAGCCACTTTATAACTCACTGCATTGCCATGTACGCGCTAAATTAGGGGAAAAATACGGCACCGACAAAGTAGTCCAAGATGAACCTATTCCTGCGCATTTATTAGGAAACATGTGGGCACAAGCGTGGGGTAACATTTACGATGTAGTCGCACCAGAAAACGCCGATCCGGGTTACGATGTTACCGAGCTATTAGCTAAAAATAATTACGACGAGCTTAAGATGGTAAAAGGGGCTGAAACCTTTTTTACCTCAATGGGATTTGAGCCACTGCCAGAGACCTTTTACGAGCGCTCGTTATTTGTAAAACCAAAAGACAGAGACGTGCAATGTCATGCATCTGCATGGAATATAGATAGCAAAGACGATTTACGTATTAAAATGTGTATTCAGCGCACGGGCGAAGAGTTTTCTGTTATTCATCATGAGCTAGGCCACAATTTTTATCAGCGCGCTTATAATAAACAGCCTTTATTTTATCAAGAAAGTGCCAACGATGGTTTTCATGAAGCGATTGGCGACACTATTGCCCTTTCAGTTACACCAGGCTACTTAAAGGAAATTGGCTTACTAGAGCAAGTGCCTGATGAGTCAAAAGACATTGGCCTACTAATGAAAATGGCGCTAGATAAAGTGGCGTTTGTGCCATTTAGCTTAATGGTTGATCAATGGCGTTGGCAGGTATTTTCAGGCCAAGTAAAGCCGCAAGATTATAATAAAGCGTGGTGGGAGCTACGTGAAAAATACCAAGGTGTGCAAGCGCCTATCGCACGTAGCGAAGACGACTTTGATCCAGGTGCTAAATACCACGTACCAGGCAATACCCCTTATACACGTTACTTTTTAGCGCATATTTTACAGTTTGAGTTCCACCGTAGCTTATGTGAAATTGCCGGTAACGATAAAGCGATTCATCGCTGCTCTATTTATAACTCAAAAGAAGCAGGCGAAAAACTAAACGCAATGCTTGAGATGGGTTCATCTCGCCCATGGCAAGAAGCACTTGAAAGCATTACAGGCAAACCGCAAATGGATGCAACCGCCATGCTCGATTACTTTGCCCCACTACAACGCTATTTAGATGAGCAAAACAAAGGCCGTAATTGCGGCTGGTAA